tcagtggtagcataatttctttgagcattgtctagagttttactagcatattgaataacatttagtttcttatcaactctttgtcctagaacagcacctgcagcataatcactagcatcacacataatttcaaagggtaaattccaatcaggtggctgaacaataggtgcagagatcaatgctttcttaagtatttcaaatacttctacgcaatcatcatcaaagacaaatggtatatatttttgtaataaattagtcagaggccgagagatttttgagaagtccttaatgaacctcctataaaaaccggcatgaccaaggaaacttcttatacctttgatgtccttgggacatggcatcttttcaatagcatcaaccttggctttatcaacttcaatacctctttcagaaactttatgccccaagacaataccttcattaaccataaagtgacacttttcccaattcaagacaagattagtttcttcacatctctgcaaaactcgatcaaggttgctcaagcaatcatcaaaagaagatccatagacggaaaattcgtccatgaaaacctcacaaatcttttcacaaaagtcagagaatatagccatcatgcatctttgaaaggtagcaggtgcattacataaaccaaaaggcatacgtctataagaccaaaagggcatgtaaaagtagtctttgattgatctttggctgacacaggtatttgagagaaaccagaataaccatctagaaagcaaaaatgtgtatgtttggacaatctttctagcatttgatcaataaaaggtaaggggtaatgatcttttttagtagccttatttaatttgcggaaatcaattaccatcctataacctgtaataattctttgaggaatcaattcatctttatcattaggaacaacagtaatacctcccttcttagggacacaatggatagggcttacccattgactatcagcaacgggataaattatatgtgcctcaaggagctttagtatctcctttcttaccacttctttcattctaGGATTTAGCcgacgttgatgatcacgaactggtttagcatcttcttccaaattaattttatgttgacatagagtgggactagtgcccttaagatcatcaagagtatacccaatagcagcgcggtgcttcttcagagttttcaataatctctcttcctcatgctctgaaaggttagcactaataataacaggatgtatctttttatcatcaagataagtatatttaagagtatcaggtaacggtttaagctcaaacacgggatctcccttgggtggaggaggatcccctaggatttcaacaagtaaATTGTTtttttagaataggttcctgtttaaagaatacttcatctaattcccttctttcattcataaacatatcattttcatagtctagcaagtattgttctaaaggatcactaggaggtacgacagtagaagcaagaccaataatttcatccttactaggtaattcttcttcacggtgttgtctactaaatttagaaaaattaaattcatgagtcatatcatctaaaccgatagtaacatctcttttgcaatctatggtagcattaacagtatttaagaagggtctaccaaatataatgggacaaaagctatcttgtggggaaccaagaacaagaaaatcaacaggatatttagttttcccacacaagacttcaacatctctattggcaagtttaattgtgacatcaatatcttccatctcagcaggtgtgatatcatgcataacttctttgtataaggaataaggtattgcactagcactagcacccatatcacataagccatgataacaatgatcccctattttaacagaaataacaggcatgcctaccacaggtctaggtttatctttatcacggggtttagcaattctagtagtttcatcacagaaataaataacatgcccatctatattatcagacaagagatctttaacagtagcaatattaggttcaactttaacttgctcaggaggtgtatatgttttaatattgcttttacgaactacagtttaagctttagcatgatcctttatcctaacagggaaatgtggtttctcaacataagaagtaggaacaataggatcgttataagtgatagtcttttcttcaactttaataggtgcagctacttttacttctatgggaggatgatatttaaaacacttctccttggggagatcaacataggcagcaaaagattcacagaaagaagctactatctcagagtcaagtccatatttagtgctaaatttacgaaaaatattggtatccataaaagatttaacacaatcaaaactaggtgtcatacctgactccttaccattgtcgaggtcccaatctttagagttgcatttaattctttccaataaatcccgtttgaattcaatagtcttcatcataaaagagccagcacaagaagtatcaagcatgatgcgattgttaccagaaagccgagcataaattttttgaataatcatttctcttgagagctcatgattggtgcatgaatataacattgatttaagcctcccccaagcttgagcaatgctttctccttcgcgaggccaaaaattatttatataattgcgatcatgatgaacaagatgcataggataaaacttctcatgaaattccaatttcaatcgtttgtaattccaagaccccatatcatcacatagcctataccaggtcgatgcatctcccctcaaagataaagggaagaccttcttcttaacaacatctccgggtacacctgtaagcttaaataatccacaaacttcatccacatatatcagatgttcatcaggatgttttgttccgcctcctaaaaaaggattagctaccagtttttctatcatacccgaaggaacttcaaagcaagcattttcattttcattttcattttcagtaggttcagtaggttgaggagcaactctttgctctactggtcggggtgaagataccccgaacaagcctctcagaggattactttccatggtaacaagtgatagtaaattgcagcacactatataaatttttccttaccaaattacacctaccaaaggcacttcactccccggcaacggcgccagaaaagagtcttgatgacccacaagtataggggatctatcgtagtcctttcgataagtaagagtgtcgaacccaacaaggagcagaaggaaatgataagcggtttccagcaaggtattctctgcaagtactgaaataagtggtaacagatagttttgtaataagataatttgtaatgagcaacaagtaacaaaagtaaataaggtgcagcaaggtggtccaatcctttttgtagcaaaggacaagcctggacaaactcttatatgatgtaaagcgctcccaaggacacatgggaatatcgtcaaactagttttcatcacgttcatatgattcgcgttcggtactttgataatttggtatgtgggtggaccggtgcttgggtgctgtccttacttgtacaagcatcccacttatgattaacctctattgcaagcatccgcaactacaacaaaagtattaaggtaaacctaaccatagcatgaaacatatggatccaaatcggccccttacgaagcaacacataaactagggtttaagcttctgtcactctagcaacccatcatctacttattacttcccagtgccttcctctaggcccaaataatggtgaagtgtcatgtagtcgatgttcacataacaccactagaggagagacaacatacatctcatcaaaatatcgaacgaataccaaattcacatgactactaatagcaagacttctcccatgtcctcgggaacaaaagtaactactcacaaagcataaacatgttcataatcagaggggtattaatatgtatataggatctgaacatatgatcttccaccaattaaaccaactagcatcaactacaaggagtaattaacactactagcaacctactagcaccaatcccggacatggagacaagaattggatacaagagatgaactagggttttgagatgagatggtgctgatgaagatgttgatggagattgccctctctcgatgagaggagcgttggtgatgatgatggcgatgatttccccctccgggagggaagtttccccggtagaacagctccgccaaagcccaagattggttccgccaaggttccgccttgtggcggcggagtttcatccgagaagatggcttatgatttttttttccatcgaaagactccatatagcagaagatggccaccggagggccaccagggggcccacggggtagggggcgcacccaggggggtagggcgcacccccaccctcgtgggcagggtgtggcccccctggtgaagttcttgctctaagtattttttatatatttggaaaacatcttccgtgaagtttcgggacttttggagttgtgcagaataggtctctaatatttgctccttttccagcccagaatctcagctgccggcattctccctctttatgtaaaccttgtaaaataagagagaataggcataagtattgtgacataatgtgtaagaacagccataatgcagtaaatattgatataaaagcatgatgcaaaatggacgtatcaatatgcGGCACCGAGCAAAATGGGAACAAGTATTGAGAGAAAAATTAGAAGGAGTATCACGAACAAAAGGAGTATGTGGAGCCGCATCCTATTGTGATCACCCGCAACGTGGCATCTTTCCAACATCATTGGGGGATCATTCAAGGGAAAGTGAACAAGTACGCCGGCTACTACTCACAAGTGACCAAACGCCCTCAAAATGGGATGAAAGTGGCAACTCACGTAAGCTCAATTACTTCATCTTGTCGTCATCTGCATATGCTTCTTATGTATGCATTCTCGTGCTCATACATACGTTGTTTGCTAGATGGCGGTGGCGACCGCTTTGTATCACGAGGTGGAGAAGATGTCGTTTGCTTTTAGACATTGTTGGATCATATTGAATGGCAAGCAGAGGACAATCTCAAGTCCGGCAAGAAGAGGAATGAGGCTCAAGCTTCAACCAATCAATTGGGTTGGACGATGAAGAGGACGATGTTGTCTTCACAAATGGAAAAGCCACCATGCCAAAGGATAACCACCAAGTCATGAGAAACAAGTGGGAGAAGGCATGTGCCTCCCGTGATGCCGCGACTACAAAAATGTTGTCCACATGGACGGGCATTTTTTCAGCGGGGGAGAACAAGGAGGAAAGGTACAAGCTCATGTTGGATGCGCAAAAGAAGAGGATAGAGTGGGACCGAAAGAGGGCGGGGAAGAAGCTCGAAATTGAGAGGGAGAAGATCGAGTTGGAGAAGCAAGAGGCGGCGATCAAACGGGAACTCGAGAAGGCCAAGATATTTGGCGACATAGAGCTTGAGAAGGAGATTGCAACTTGCACGGGATGCGGAGGATGCGAGGATCATGTTGGTGGATGAAACCCTCTTGGATGAGCATGCGAAGAAGTGGCTTGTGGACAAGAAGAAGGAGATCAACGACCGTAGGGTACGAGGCGGCGAGGGCGGGTGCGGCACGGATGCAAGAGGAGGAGGCACCCCAGATGCAGGCGGAACAGGACCAGAATGACGCATTCCGCCTGAAGCACGACGCATTTCCCTCGAAGCAGGCACCCGACTGATGATCCGAAGCCATCCGTCACGCTCGGACATTGATTTCAATTTGCATGTCTGGTTTGTTGAACTACAATTTGCTTTGCTTTGTTTTGAACTATTGAATTCGCATAATTTGTATCATATGATCGATGTGCGTGTATTGTATGAATTTGAGGATCAAAATTTGAGGTATGTGAATGTGCGGCGTAACATATGAGAGGTCGGCGGCGTGCACGCGGGCGTATAGGGAACGAATTTGCCAAGTCTAGTTGTAGATGGTCTAAGCTAGCCAGGCTCTCAGTTCGCCGAGAGCATATGTGTTAACAGAAACAGATCCAACCGAAATCCAGCGCAGCGAGTCCGACGAAACTTTGACCTGCGGCCAGCTAGCACGGCGCGGACAGAGCACAAGCGCGTCGCATCGTACCACCACAATGCCAATCGCGGCAGGTGCCGCCTGGACTACGCACATGCAGAGCACAACCACCAccctaagacacacaagttgattggttccagccgtgtgcggtgcccccctccaccataatccacctcggtcctattgtagcggtgcttaggcgaagccctgtttcggtagcatcatcatcgtcatcgcgccgtcgtgctgacgaatctctcccccgacactctactggatcgtgagttcatgggacgtcaccgagccgaacgtgcgcATATCATGGAggagtcgtactttcggtactaggatcggtcgatcgtgaaggcgtacgagtacatcaaccgcgttgtcataatgcttccgcttacggtctacgagggtacgtagacaacactctcccctctcgttgctatgcatcaccatgatcttgcgtgtgcgtaggattttatttttgaaattactgcgttccccaacagttcggGCGCGGAAGAGCACGGGCACCAGCAGCGCCCAGGCTACCCTCGACATGTTCGACGGAATTACCGAACAAGAGTCGGTACGTTTTCTTTGCTCCTGTCCGATCAAATTTTTGCATAGACCACTAGTTCATTTCGCACATGACGAATGCTTGCAAATCATAATTATGTAGGATGTGATCTTGTCGAACATGATCAATGACAACAAAGATCTGACCGAAATGGAGTATGAATTGGAGGCCACCACCGCATTTGAAGTTGGGACCACATCTGATCTCAATCTGAGCAAGAAAAGAAGAAGACCAAGACGGCAAAGGCAAGATGTCCGACATTCTCAAGATTTGAGGACATCTTGTTGGTCAAAGGTTTGTTGGGCACAATGATGGATCTAATATGCGGCATCGAGCAAAATGGGAACAAGTATTGAGAGAAAAATTGGAAGGAGTATCACGAACAAAAGGAGTATGTGGAGCCGCATCGTATCGTGATCACCTGCAATGTGGCATCTTTCCAACATCGTTGGGGGATCATTCAAAGGAAAGTGAACAAGTACGTCGGCTACTACTCACAAGTGATCAAACGCCCTCAAAGTGGGATGAAAGTGGCAACTCACGTAAGCTCAATTACTTCATCTTGTCGTCATCTGCATATGCTTCTTATGTATGCATTCTCGTGCTCATACATACGTTGTTTGCTAGACGGCGGTAGCGACCGCTTTGTATCACGAGGTGGAGAAGATGTCGTTTGCTTTTAGACATTGTTGGATCATATTGAATGGCAAGCAGAGGACGATCTCAAGTCCGGCAAGAAGAGGAATGAGGCTCAAGCTCCAACCAATCAATTGGGTTGGACGATGAAGAGGACGATGTTGTCTTCACGAATGGAAAAGGCACCATGCCAAAGGATAACCACCAAGTCATGGGAAAATAAGTGGGAGAAGGCACTTGCCTCCCGTGATGCGGCTATAAAAATGTTGTCCACATGGACGGGCATTTTTTCAGCGAGAGAGAACAAGAAGGAGAAAAGGTACAAGCTCATGTTGGATGCGCAAAAGAAGAGGATGGAGTGGGACCGGAAGAGGGGCGGGTGAAGAAGCTCAAAATTGAGAGGGAGAAGATCGAGTTAGAGAAGCAAGAGGCGGCGATCAAATGGGAACTCGAGAAGGCAAGATATTTGGCGACATAGAGCTTGAGAAGGAGAGGTTGCAACTTGCACAGGACGCGAAGGATGCGAGGATCATGTtggtggatgaaacccttttggatGAGCATGCGAAGAAGTGGCTTGCGGACAAGAAGAAGGAGATCAACGACCGTAGGGTACGAGGCGGCGAGGGCGGGTGCGGCACAGATGCAAGAGGAGGAGGCACCCCGAATGCAGGCAGAACAGGACCAGAATGACGCATTCCGCCTGAAGCATGACGCATTTCGCTCGAAGCAGGCACCCGACCGATGATCCGAAGCCATCCGTCACGCTCGGACATTGATTTCAATTTGCATGTCTGGTTTGTTGAACTACAATTTGCTTTGCTTTGTTTTGAACTATTGAATTCGCATAATTTGTATCATATGATCGATGTGCATGCATTATATAAATTTGAGGATCAAAATTTGAGTATGTGAATGTGCGGTGTAACATATGAAAGGTCGGTGGCGTGCCCGTGAGCGTATAGGGAACGGATTTGCAAAGTCAAGCTGTAGATGGTCtaataggccctgtttggttcggctgtgaATTTCTAAAAGCAGTTGTGAAAAATCTGCTGTGGAAAAACAGCTGTgaaaaatctgatgtgaaaaagatgtaggtcatttgaCAAACCAGCTGATACAGTTTTTTCAGATTTTGACCCGCGgcggaatcagattttggaaagcatGTCTGAATTGCTTcagcttttggttcagattttggcagcggatATTTAAAATCGAATTCTGTTGGGTTtgccctttggttcagattctaCTGCACGGTAACGGAATCCATCGATAAAAAataaaccaaacagggcctaagccGGCTAGGCTCTCAGTTCGCCGAGagcatctttttttttttttgagcatctgTGTTAACGGAAAGAGATCCAACCGAAATCCGGCGCACCGAGTCCGACGAAACCGAGACCTGCGGCCGGCTAGCACGGCGCGGACAGAGCACAAGCGCGTCGCGTCGCACCACCACAATGCCAATCGCGGCAGGTGCCGCCCGGACTACGCACAGCACAGCCACCACCCTGAACAAAAACTTAGCACTAAACTAAACTAACCTAAGCTAGCTGCCTCCCCCACGCAAAGAGGGCAAGATAAATACGCACTCCAAAGcggcacacacacaaacacacacacgccgCCCGAAACTCTAGCGCAAACAaaagcaccaccaccaccgcccgcCGCGGCAGCTCGCAGCGGCGGCTTGCCTGCTCAGCCGTGAGGCGCGCGCGCGCGCATTGCCGCGTACGGCCGCCGGCGGGCCAGCCACATACACACATCGCCGGACGTCGCGTTGGCGGCCTAGCAAAGCCGCGAAACCCAAGAATCTGCCGCGCCGTCGGCAATGGCGGGTCGCCGCCTGGCCCTGCTGCTTGTCGCGCTGGCCGCGGCGTTCCTGGCAGGCGCGAGCGGCCGCCACGCGAGCGACTCGGCGCGGTTCCCCCTGCTCCGCCTCGCCGCGCCGGCGTCCCTCGCCGACCTGGCGCGCAGCGACCGGCAGCGGATGGCGTTCATCGCCTCGCACGGGCGGCGGCGCACGCGGGAGACCGCGGCGGGCTCGTCGGCCTCTTCAGCTGCCGCGGCCTTCGCGATGCCGCTCACCTCCGGCGCCTACACGGGCATCGGGCAGTACTTCGTGCGCTTCCGCGTGGGCACCCCGGCGCAGCCGTTCCTGCTGGTGGCCGACACCGGCAGCGACCTGACCTGGGTCAAGTGCCGCCGCCCCGCCTCGGCCAACTCCTCGCTCTCGCCGGCCGACTCGGGGCCGGGGTCGGGGCGCGCGTTCCGCCCCGAGGACTCGAGGACATGGGCGCCCATCTCGTGCACGTCGGACACCTGCACCAAGTCGCTCCCCTTCTCCCTCGCCACCTGCCCCACGCCCGGCAGCCCCTGCGCCTACGACTACCGGTCAGCATTCCCTCACTCGCCGTCCGCATTCGCATTCGCATCGCTCTCCCCTCCACCGTACTAACCAGCCTTCACCCGAACGCCAGCCCGCGCTTTACCGCCGCCACCACTCGTACTCCTCCTATACTTAGCTGCGCGTAATCGCCGTCGATTGAATCGAATCGATCTGCGGGTGGGGCGTCGTTAATTGGCCGTGGCATTGATGAGGAGACGCGAGCAGCAGAGGCGGCAGAGGCAGCAGGAGGAGGCAGGAGACGCCATTAGTGGTTGGTTGGTGGGCGAGTCGGATCTCGCGCAGTTGCAATTTGCAAATGGCAATGGGGCCGCGGCGTCTAATCAATGCGGCGCCATTGATGCCCTCCCTGCTCCGGGCAGCTCCGGCCTGCCTCGCCTTACTGGTGCTGGTACCGGCAGTCCCACTTGTACTGCGAGACCGCAGCACTGCACGGCATTGATTGGCTCGGCCGTGTAGGTCGACGACGCCCCTTCTCGTATGTACTCCTCCTACCCCCTGTGATGGANNNNNNNNNNNNNNNNNNNNNNNNNNNNNNNNNNNNNNNNNNNNNNNNNNNNNNNNNNNNNNNNNNNNNNNNNNNNNNNNNNNNNNNNNNNNNNNNNNNNNNNNNNNNNNNNNNNNNNNNNNNNNNNNNNNNNNNNNNNNNNNNNNNNNNNNNNNNNNNNNNNNNNNNNNNNNNNNNNNNNNNNNNNNNATTTGCCGCTTGCTTCGTCAAAGTCACCCATAGATTGGAGCATATTTATGGCGTCTAGTTGTAGAGGCGTGGGCTTGCCATGCCTTCATGGAGCTGTCGCGCCATCGTCGTCACTCCGCTCACCGAGGCGATGGACCGAAACGAACACACAGGAAAGAAGAAGAACGCATCGACCCGAACTCTGCTCACGAAAGCGATGAGATGAGATGGATCACATGCGCGCATATGCATCGGATTCGGATCCTGCAGCGCCGCCCAGAAAGAGGTCGCGCGCGCAGGATATCTATCTGCTCGTAGTTTTTGCTGCATGTGCACGCCCGTGTTCATATCTAGGCCGGGCATTTGTTTTCTTGTTTCATTAACAATGGGCAGAGGAGAAAGGGGAACGAGGTAGCAGCTAGCAGTATAGTATACTCGACTTTGCTTGGCTTGGCTTGAGATGGTCATGTGCACGGTGGATTGGGCTGTACTCCATCAGTGCCTGCCTGCGTGTCAGGACATTGCACATATTCCGTAGGAAAGGAGCCACCGAAAGATAAATCAAAAGATCGTAGTACTGTAATACGTACTACATGCACCGATCTGAGATGAGATGGTTCCCCGTACGCCGTTAGTGATAGTCCCAAGCAGGTGCCGTAACAAACGGTGTTCGACTTGTTGATTCCGCAACAAATAAGTGTACCTACGGAACGTACCACGTAATGCAAGGGCAAGAATAGGCCATGGAGTAGTAGTGTCTCGCCTCGCTTATGGCCGAAAGAGCAGCTGGCGAGCACGCACTCCCTTGGTGCCATGGCATCTCACACGTACATTTAGATTTGGGGTTACGCGTGTCGACGGCGAACATGCATGCAGCTTGTAGACTGTTCTTGTAATGGTAATCGATCTGCCTGCCTGTTCGTACTGAAGGAAGAGAAATGGAGTGCCCAACTCTCCTCTTTCTGAAACATGACGGTTGGTCTTGATAACAGTTTTGCTTTCTCGTATGTCTAATGTCAAAGGTTAGTGAGTATAGTACAGTATCATCTCCTGTTTATGCAGGGAAAACCAGGTTCTGCTATCTACTGTCAAAAGTCAAACAGCGATGAATGTATACTACTACACAATTTCACCGGTGATAGTATACACAGTTTCTCTGGGGGACTTTGACCATACCTGGGCCACGTTCTCCTCGGTCAAAACCAGTTTTGACCGGAGTAAAATAACCCATCCTCCAGCTCGAACGCACATACTCCGGCTGCTAACCAATCGGGTTCAGGTCGGCATGCATTCGCCAAAACACACTGATGAACGTAGGACATATGTGCACCGCCGCATGAGGTCCACTTGCTGGCAGCATCCTTCGCGATAACAGTTCATGCAAAGGCATTATCCTTTTCCATTCCACCGGTTTAATCATTGTGCTCCGGAGGATTTGCATTTGCTTACTTACAAGCCGGTCCTTGAACCGCGCCATGTGCCATGCACGATCCACGTAACTAACCGTGGCGCATTCTACGGCCGCATGCAATGCAGGTACAAGGACGGGTCGGCGGCGCGCGGCACGGTGGGCACGGAGTCGGCGACCATCGCGCTGTCCGGGCGGGAGGAGCGGAAGGCCAAGCTCAGGGGCCTCGTGCTCGGCTGCACCAGCTCCTACACCGGCCCCAGCTTCGAGGCCTCCGACGGCGTGCTCAGCCTCGGCTACAGCGGCATCTCCTTCGCCTCCCACGCCGCCTCCCGCTTCGGCGGCCGCTTCTCCTACTGCCTCGTCGACCACCTCGCCCCGCGCAACGCCACCAGCTACCTCACCTTCGGCCCCAACCCCGccgtctccccctcctcctcccacgcctccccctcctcctgcgccgccgccgccgctccccgcgcGCGCACGACGCCGCTGCTGCTCGACCGCCGGATGCGCCCCTTCTACGACGTCAGCCTCAAGGCCATCTCCGTCGCCGGGGAGTTCCTCAAGATACCGCGCGCCGTCTGGGAcgtcgaggcgggcggcggcgtcaTCCTCGACTCCGGCACCAGCCTCACGGTGCTGGCCAAGCCGGCCTACCGCGCCGTCGTGGCCGCGCTCAGCAAGGAGCTCGCCGGGCTGCCGCGGGTCACCATGGACCCGTTCGAGTACTGCTACAACTGGACGTCGCCGTCGGGCCAGGACGCCGGCGTCGCCGTGCCGAAGATGGCCGTGCACTTCGCCGGGGCGGCGCGGCTGGAGCCCCCGGGGAAGAGCTACGTGATCGACGCGGCGCCCGGCGTCAAGTGCATCGGCCTGCAGGAAGGCCCCTGGCCCGGGATCTCCGTCATCGGGAACATCCTGCAGCAGGagcacctgtgggagttcgacatcAAAAACCGACGGCTAAGATTCCAGAGGTCGCGGTGCACGCACTGATCCTGATCGTCCGTTCCACGTCCAACCACGTCTTGTGTTTTTTCTCCTTGTGGTGGTGGCCTCGCTGATTGTTTGTATTTGTTTTTTGTCCCGTCCTCAGATCTATACTAATGCAATGAGAAAAAAATGAGCAAGCTGTAATAAGTTTTCTGCTTCTCTTTTTCTTTACCACATTTGGTATCTTCATTTCAGTGAATATATATACCGTTTAGGGCTGGTTAGTTTATTTGTTCCAAAATTGTGCATATGTTATACCACTGGACAATGTTTTGAGCTATATAAAAAAATAAACAACATCTTGAGTTATCATTTGGCATGAATGATGAGCTATATCAATAATTGTTTCTAGTTTTGTGGCTATTTCCGCACAACAAATTAGCATGAAAAAGAGGCGCAAATACAATGCAACACAATCCGACAATCGAAAACCGGGCCTAAAGCCACAACGGAACATGATCAAATGATGATTTGTCTTTCATGAGTTCATTATCGATTGATGGGGCAAAATCTCGAGATATGTTAGTGTGGGCGGATTGATTTTTCACATGCTTGCGCTGGTAAATCTCTCCCTTGCTTTTATTTGTATATTCACTGTTCCTTGGAATGTTTTGGTTATTTTGCTGTTGGCAGACGCCTCAATTTGATCAGGGTGAACGCCGCCAATTCAAACAACTAGACAATCACATGGGAGGGAGGCATCGAGATGATTACAGACCATGCTACAGAAATACTAGAAAGAGAAAAAACACTACATTTAAATGTATGGTTGACTCAACCAAGACAAAGGAGATCTTCGCATGGCTTGGTTCCTTGCCGAGACAGACTCGGCATGCTACAAGGCTCGGTTGATTGGC
The Triticum dicoccoides isolate Atlit2015 ecotype Zavitan chromosome 3A, WEW_v2.0, whole genome shotgun sequence genome window above contains:
- the LOC119268818 gene encoding aspartic proteinase NANA, chloroplast-like; the encoded protein is MAGRRLALLLVALAAAFLAGASGRHASDSARFPLLRLAAPASLADLARSDRQRMAFIASHGRRRTRETAAGSSASSAAAAFAMPLTSGAYTGIGQYFVRFRVGTPAQPFLLVADTGSDLTWVKCRRPASANSSLSPADSGPGSGRAFRPEDSRTWAPISCTSDTCTKSLPFSLATCPTPGSPCAYDYRYKDGSAARGTVGTESATIALSGREERKAKLRGLVLGCTSSYTGPSFEASDGVLSLGYSGISFASHAASRFGGRFSYCLVDHLAPRNATSYLTFGPNPAVSPSSSHASPSSCAAAAAPRARTTPLLLDRRMRPFYDVSLKAISVAGEFLKIPRAVWDVEAGGGVILDSGTSLTVLAKPAYRAVVAALSKELAGLPRVTMDPFEYCYNWTSPSGQDAGVAVPKMAVHFAGAARLEPPGKSYVIDAAPGVKCIGLQEGPWPGISVIGNILQQEHLWEFDIKNRRLRFQRSRCTH